The DNA segment TAGGGAGACCATAGCAACATCGAAGCTGCAGGACTTTGTTTTAACctcaacattttaaaacttttctcacCAGTTTCCAGTGTCTGAATTAAATGCTCTTTGTCCTTCTATTGATGAACATACCTGCGTGTGAACTGATCACTGGAATCCAAATtatctcatttctcttttccttatcAATCTATGCTGATAGTCAAAGCCTATCCCAAAGTacatttatctttcttctttccccacaGCTGTTTTGTGACAGTGAAGAAGTAATACACACTACGGAGGGTGtggactgggaagacagagatgtTCCAGGAGCATTGGTTGGAAATGTGGTACACACACGGATTACCAGTCCTCTGCGCCTGTTTGTTAAGCAACCTCCCGGTCCAAAGCCTGCATATACAGACAGCATGGAAAACTTTTGGGATTGGCTGGCCAACATCACGGAGATTCAGGAGCCACTGGCAAGAACTAAAAGACGGCCAATAGTGAAAAcaggaaaatttaagaaaatgtttggctGGGGTGACTTCCATTCTAACATTAAAACCGTTAAACTTAACCTGCTCATCACAGGGAAAATTGTCGATCATGGAAATGGAACGTTCAGTGTTTATTTCCGACACAATTCAACAGGCCTGGGCAATGTTTCAGTGAGCTTGGTACCTCCTTCTAAAATAGTGGAATTTGAGGTATCCCCCCAGTCTACCTTGGAGACCAAGGAATCCAAAGCTTTCAACTGCCGTATTGAGTATGAAAAAACAGATCGGGCAAAGAAGACCGCTCTGTGCAATTTCGACCCTTCCAAGATCTGCTACCAGGAACAGACACAGAGCCATGTGTCCTGGTTATGTTCCAAGCCCTTTAAGGTTATCTGCATTTACATTGCTTTTTACAGCGTTGATTATAAACTTGTGCAAAAGGTTTGTCCTGACTACAATTACCACAGTGAGACACCATACTTATCTTCTGGATGACTCTTTTCTCAGTAGTAGAAATGAAATATTCGCGTCAATTTACCTAAAACACCCAAGAAACCGCCCCAGCTCTCCGTGGAAAAatatcctttttatttctgacagTGGACTACCATTCCTTGTCCAGTTTTcaaattaaaagaatatattcAAATATGGAGTGCATTTGTTTCGGTGATAAGTACCTTTATCAAAAAAGTCAAACTGATTGTGAAACCATCATTTTCATGGGA comes from the Microtus pennsylvanicus isolate mMicPen1 chromosome 9, mMicPen1.hap1, whole genome shotgun sequence genome and includes:
- the Nxph2 gene encoding neurexophilin-2; protein product: MRLRPLPLVVVPGLLQLLFCDSEEVIHTTEGVDWEDRDVPGALVGNVVHTRITSPLRLFVKQPPGPKPAYTDSMENFWDWLANITEIQEPLARTKRRPIVKTGKFKKMFGWGDFHSNIKTVKLNLLITGKIVDHGNGTFSVYFRHNSTGLGNVSVSLVPPSKIVEFEVSPQSTLETKESKAFNCRIEYEKTDRAKKTALCNFDPSKICYQEQTQSHVSWLCSKPFKVICIYIAFYSVDYKLVQKVCPDYNYHSETPYLSSG